In Vibrio japonicus, the following are encoded in one genomic region:
- the fabV gene encoding enoyl-ACP reductase FabV, which produces MIIEPVINGVVARTAHPLGCEESVLRQINYVKHAKPITLGPKRVLIIGGSSGFGLAARIALAFGGSKSDTISVSFERGPSEKGVGTAGYYNNIFFKKYAEAEGRIAVNIHGDAFSKECKAEVVEAIETYFEGEVDLVIYSVAAGVRPNSETGEMLRTAIKPTGESVSGAIISLEDDTWHEVTLTPATEQESEDTIKIMGGEDWENWVDALINVESIANGCKTIAFSYVGPEITHPIYLDGTLGRAKIDLHQTSHSLNLKLANFGGGAYATVCKALVTKASVFIPGLSPYLIALYKVMKAQGKHEGCIEQMQRLFSDKLYGNQRIPVDFERLIRMDDWELDASTQQEVSALLDQMNSDNFKQLGDYQGFKKAFMQLNGFGYESIDYTQPFNLEDFIPEESD; this is translated from the coding sequence ATGATTATTGAGCCTGTTATCAACGGCGTAGTCGCACGTACGGCACATCCTCTAGGTTGTGAAGAATCGGTACTTAGACAAATTAACTACGTAAAGCACGCAAAGCCTATCACTCTAGGACCTAAACGCGTTCTTATCATTGGAGGCTCGTCGGGCTTTGGATTAGCTGCCAGAATTGCTCTAGCATTTGGCGGCTCTAAAAGTGACACAATCAGCGTTTCTTTTGAGCGAGGCCCATCAGAAAAAGGCGTTGGCACAGCGGGCTACTACAACAATATTTTCTTTAAAAAGTACGCAGAAGCAGAAGGTCGGATAGCAGTAAATATTCACGGTGACGCTTTTTCCAAAGAATGCAAGGCAGAAGTGGTTGAAGCTATTGAGACTTACTTCGAAGGTGAAGTAGATTTAGTTATCTACAGCGTTGCTGCGGGTGTTCGTCCGAACTCTGAAACTGGAGAAATGCTGCGCACCGCAATAAAGCCAACTGGAGAATCTGTTTCAGGAGCGATCATTTCACTCGAAGATGATACTTGGCATGAAGTGACACTCACACCAGCAACAGAGCAAGAATCTGAAGACACGATCAAAATTATGGGTGGCGAAGACTGGGAAAACTGGGTCGATGCGCTCATCAACGTTGAATCTATCGCAAACGGATGTAAAACCATTGCTTTTTCTTATGTTGGTCCAGAGATAACCCACCCTATTTATTTAGATGGCACTCTCGGGCGCGCAAAGATCGACTTACATCAAACCAGTCACTCACTTAATTTAAAACTGGCTAACTTTGGTGGCGGTGCGTATGCGACGGTTTGTAAAGCATTAGTGACGAAAGCCAGCGTGTTTATACCTGGGTTAAGCCCCTATTTGATCGCGCTATACAAAGTAATGAAAGCGCAAGGCAAACACGAAGGCTGTATAGAGCAAATGCAGCGCCTGTTTAGTGATAAGTTGTACGGCAATCAACGTATTCCAGTCGACTTCGAACGCCTAATTCGCATGGACGATTGGGAACTTGATGCCTCTACCCAACAAGAAGTCTCTGCATTGCTGGATCAGATGAACAGCGACAACTTTAAACAACTTGGGGATTATCAAGGTTTCAAGAAAGCATTCATGCAACTCAATGGTTTTGGTTACGAGTCCATCGATTACACTCAGCCCTTCAATCTCGAAGATTTTATACCTGAAGAATCAGATTAG